A DNA window from Deltaproteobacteria bacterium contains the following coding sequences:
- a CDS encoding YeeE/YedE family protein — translation MSENIVSLIIGLLFGASLDLAGFGSPKRLNGQFLLKDFSMFKVMFGAIVLASGLYFGLVSLGFSEADPRTIPFLNSGLLLGGFLLGFGLVLGGYCPGTALAGFAGGRLDAAVFFVSIYPGYRFWLWLSDRYSFSVLNEKLTSEAHLYGLMGVEWYLLVAILFFVAAAGWKLGSFLEKKANKVSI, via the coding sequence CTCATAATTGGCCTTCTGTTCGGCGCAAGTCTTGATTTGGCGGGATTCGGAAGTCCCAAGCGATTAAACGGGCAGTTTCTACTTAAAGACTTTTCGATGTTCAAAGTCATGTTTGGCGCCATCGTGCTTGCCTCTGGTCTTTATTTTGGTCTCGTTTCATTGGGCTTTTCCGAAGCCGATCCACGAACGATTCCGTTTTTGAATTCCGGCCTATTGCTTGGCGGATTTCTACTTGGGTTTGGTCTTGTGCTCGGAGGGTATTGTCCCGGAACAGCACTTGCGGGTTTTGCGGGGGGGCGTTTGGACGCCGCCGTATTCTTTGTTTCAATTTATCCGGGCTATCGCTTCTGGCTGTGGCTAAGCGATCGTTACTCATTTTCCGTACTCAATGAGAAACTGACTTCCGAGGCTCACCTCTACGGGCTTATGGGTGTTGAATGGTATCTGTTGGTGGCCATTCTTTTTTTCGTAGCAGCGGCAGGATGGAAGCTCGGATCTTTTCTAGAAAAAAAAGCAAACAAGGTTTCCATTTAA
- a CDS encoding DUF1003 domain-containing protein has translation METSKCHVCSLGFPSDEVVGPEALRLSMQNLIIQDFPTWGADSRICGNCLEAYRGQQIQQILEEEKGELSALDEEVLKSLNDQQLVTANSEASFEKNLTLGQILSDRMAFFGGSWSFLIIFAVFMMAWIGYNSIGPKFTEFDPYPFILLNLILSCLAAIQAPIIMMSQNRQEAKDRKRSENDYMVNLKAELEIRQLHLKMDQLLKHQWRRLLEIQQLQLEIMNENRNMSKNKTTHAIGAGTPAE, from the coding sequence ATGGAAACCTCTAAGTGCCATGTTTGTAGCCTCGGCTTTCCGTCGGATGAAGTCGTTGGGCCGGAAGCGTTAAGACTTTCGATGCAGAACCTCATAATTCAGGATTTTCCTACGTGGGGGGCCGATTCTCGCATTTGTGGCAACTGTCTCGAGGCTTACCGAGGTCAGCAAATTCAGCAAATCCTAGAAGAGGAAAAGGGCGAACTCTCTGCTCTCGACGAAGAAGTTTTAAAAAGTCTCAATGATCAACAGTTAGTTACCGCCAACTCTGAAGCATCTTTCGAAAAAAATCTGACACTTGGACAAATTCTTTCTGACCGAATGGCATTTTTCGGCGGCAGTTGGTCCTTTTTAATTATTTTCGCGGTCTTCATGATGGCTTGGATCGGATATAATTCAATAGGCCCGAAGTTTACAGAGTTCGATCCCTATCCGTTTATTTTGCTAAACCTGATTTTGTCATGTCTCGCTGCCATTCAAGCTCCCATCATTATGATGAGTCAGAATCGACAAGAAGCCAAAGACCGCAAGCGAAGCGAAAATGACTATATGGTGAACCTCAAAGCGGAGCTTGAGATTCGACAGCTCCACTTAAAAATGGATCAACTGCTTAAGCACCAGTGGCGAAGACTTCTCGAAATCCAACAGCTTCAGTTAGAAATCATGAATGAAAATCGCAATATGTCTAAAAACAAGACTACGCATGCCATAGGCGCGGGCACGCCGGCCGAATAG